From Pan troglodytes isolate AG18354 chromosome 11, NHGRI_mPanTro3-v2.0_pri, whole genome shotgun sequence, the proteins below share one genomic window:
- the LOC473197 gene encoding interferon alpha-1/13, whose protein sequence is MESGPEALRKWKSVRSLFKATAGSKAFREPRAQGSESPISASPEASAISTMASPFALLMALVVLSCKSSCSLGCDLPETHSLDNRRTLMLLAQMSRISPSSCLMDRHDFGSPQEEFDGNQFQKAPAFSVLHELIQQIFNLFTTKDSYAAWDEDLLDKFCTELYQQLNDLEACVMQEERVGETPLMNADSILAVKKYFRRITLYLTEKKYSPCAWEVVRAEIMRSLSLSTNLRERLRRKE, encoded by the coding sequence atggaaagTGGCCCAGAAGCATTAAGAAAGTGGAAATCAGTACGTTCCCTATTTAAGGCAACTGCAGGAAGCAAAGCCTTCAGAGAACCTAGAGCCCAAGGTTCAGAGTCACCCATCTCAGCAAGCCCAGAAGCATCTGCAATATCTACGATGGCCTCACCCTTTGCTTTACTGATGGCCCTGGTGGTGCTCAGCTGCAAGTCAAGCTGCTCTCTgggctgtgatctgcctgagaCCCACAGCCTGGATAACAGGAGGACCTTGATGCTCCTGGCACAAATGAGCAGaatctctccttcctcctgtctGATGGACAGACATGACTTTGGATCTCCCCAGGAGGAGTTTGATGGCAACCAGTTCCAGAAGGCTCCAGCCTTCTCTGTCCTCCATGAGCTGATCCAGCAGATCTTCAACCTCTTTACCACAAAAGATTCATATGCTGCTTGGGATGAGGACCTCCTAGACAAATTCTGCACTGAACTCTACCAGCAGCTGAATGACTTGGAAGCCTGTGTGATGCAGGAGGAGAGGGTGGGAGAAACTCCCCTGATGAATGCGGACTCCATCTTGGCTGTGAAGAAATACTTCCGAAGAATCACTCTCTATCTGACAGAGAAGAAATACAGcccttgtgcctgggaggttgtCAGAGCAGAAATCATGAGATCCCTCTCTTTATCAACAAACTTGCGAGAAAGATTAAGGAGGAAGGAATAA
- the IFNA2 gene encoding interferon alpha-2: MALTFALLVALLVLSCKSSCSVGCDLPQTHSLGNRRTLMLLAQMRRISLFSCLKDRLDFGFPQEEFGNQFQKAETIPVLHEMIQQIFNLFSTKDSSAAWDETLLDKFYTELYQQLNDLEACVIQGVGVTETPLMKEDSILAVRKYFQRITLYLKEKKYSPCSWEVVRAEIMRSFSLSTNLQESLRSKE; encoded by the coding sequence ATGGCCTTGACCTTTGCTTTACTGGTGGCCCTCCTGGTGCTCAGCTGCAAGTCAAGCTGCTCTGTGGGCTGTGATCTGCCTCAAACccacagcctgggtaacaggaggACCTTGATGCTCCTGGCACAGATGAGGAGAATCTCTCTTTTCTCCTGCTTGAAGGACAGACTTGACTTTGGATTTCCCCAGGAGGAGTTTGGCAACCAGTTCCAAAAGGCTGAAACCATCCCTGTCCTCCATGAGATGATCCAGCAGATCTTCAATCTCTTCAGCACAAAGGACTCATCTGCTGCTTGGGATGAGACCCTCCTAGACAAATTCTACACTGAACTCTACCAGCAGCTGAATGACCTGGAAGCCTGTGTGATACAGGGGGTGGGGGTGACAGAGACTCCCCTGATGAAGGAGGACTCCATTCTGGCTgtgaggaaatacttccaaagaaTCACTCTCTatctgaaagagaagaaatacagCCCTTGTTCCTGGGAGGTTGTCAGAGCAGAAATCATGAGATCTTTTTCTTTGTCAACAAACTTGCAAGAAAGTTTAAGAAGTAAGGAATGA